A stretch of the Malus domestica chromosome 08, GDT2T_hap1 genome encodes the following:
- the LOC103417549 gene encoding uncharacterized protein, with protein MAFPPADDHHNPNPNHLHLESLPLIDLGLLSQSDLYSLSLISSSSSQSHPTRRFDDDVLIPKIDRSVFNESAGSRKQTYSRLRLAPRNSQFPIPNPKSQKTIPHFHPRDSETLQIIALLKQLFPSEKAPNENDDVLVPVPVHLAQYDATPGPFVENFPAGLSVDISKKRKRGRPRKDHNAIISYRSVNADVSMKMRGGDNTPPGIVVQSSEGSRKRGRPRKDENRVVSVAKREKKVTVKEGKVKVEEGEMVMVNGNGVVVDLAAVENADGLFGEELRRRTEAMETQAQLLGFLGGLEGQWSSARKKRKIVPAGELGDVLPMHWKILLSLKRNGGLVRLFCKRYISPNGQQFVSCKEVNSYLISYFGVGNKSIPGHTGGSIRLSNKMVSGDDTNLTFEDESKANELASRSLMPVTSVSPGHEKQENFFHTENLQEFHAGEEMGMPKKVDPIKTGILQTSLKFHESGQIDREASSDAVAKYESSAGFPCGKVNNDITNCFGSNNSESNSLSCEDQALKNNKIGKDLGFSEQGSAVIMTNDKLVDEPTGPGLSFGETNILDCFHGGINDGFKASVSSVDLPKVDTDTALNGTRKERRSENIDNNQLTSTEESTKFDDVDDRGNGRLISGISENCIGPRNVCTNVVQQSTSEACSLLPSTIIQSLQNRGSERGLCSTTVEKTCDVRDDFNSESLCTSYGPKFDNIDLSGNDDKAISLSSDHAMPNAGATEINEHVISTGSCSSVPGLDGQSCIALSNVKNPSCMVEELWQEKSFQSNVSVPFVKQGRGSSGTGMINPSGYACNVNSTYSSSMEESKHEDSKRSWNKEVMLSFSNSSAGSVANSLTKTPHERSSGGPSLVHPGNSQTFFTGNKLTGIFSSSVLDDKLIRGSVDGSIHPNGEEQIPGIEHNINRVYGSIMWEQPNTESAEKSRNNEPLNHSQPSGGVMAEFMWRSDGQNVQQSGLVDTPFELMQSSGHYPNIGLLSDKGANGALSVNEKRDNMSGLEGLKLGQFDYNFPTVQATSHTKESKVLSYDGEMEQGFSSSDWLEKESLPSMPNIASGYEINTCVWCRNEFHHEVCERTQPGSVGLMCATCQANFSGNFL; from the exons ATGGCCTTCCCGCCCGCCGACGACCACCacaaccctaaccctaaccacCTCCACCTTGAATCACTCCCTCTCATTGACCTCGGCCTCCTCTCTCAATCAGACctctactctctctccctcatctcctcctcctcctcccaatCCCACCCCACCCGCCGCTTCGACGATGACGTGTTGATCCCCAAAATCGACCGTTCCGTCTTCAATGAATCCGCCGGCAGCCGCAAGCAGACCTACTCCCGACTCCGCCTCGCTCCTCGTAACTCCCAATTCCCAATCCCAAACCCCAAATCGCAGAAAACGATTCCCCATTTCCACCCCCGAGACTCCGAAACCCTCCAGATTATCGCTCTCTTGAAACAGCTTTTTCCCTCAGAAAAAGCCCCAAACGAAAACGACGACGTACTCGTCCCTGTCCCCGTCCACCTCGCCCAATACGACGCCACGCCCGGCCCATTCGTGGAAAACTTCCCGGCTGGACTCTCCGTCGATATCagtaagaagaggaagagaggccGCCCGCGTAAGGATCATAATGCCATTATATCTTACCGGAGCGTCAACGCTGATGTTTCGATGAAGATGCGTGGTGGTGACAATACGCCGCCCGGGATTGTTGTTCAGAGCAGTGAGGGCAGCCGGAAGCGAGGCCGGCCGCGGAAAGATGAGAACAGAGTGGTTTCGGTGGCTAAGCGTGAGAAGAAAGTGACGGTCAAGGAAGGGAAAGTGAAGGTGGAGGAGGGTGAGATGGTGATGGTGAACGGAAATGGAGTTGTTGTGGACTTGGCTGCGGTGGAGAATGCGGACGGTTTGTTTGGGGAGGAGTTGAGAAGGAGGACGGAGGCGATGGAGACGCAGGCGCAGTTGTTAGGGTTTCTGGGAGGGTTGGAGGGGCAGTGGTCGAGCGctaggaagaagaggaagattgtGCCTGCGGGTGAGCTTGGTGACGTGTTGCCGATGCATTGGAAGATTTTGCTATCTCTCAAGAGGAATGGAGGCCTAGTTCGACTCTTTTGTAAACGATACATAAG CCCTAATGGGCAGCAGTTTGTGTCATGCAAGGAAGTTAATTCGTACTTGATCTCTTATTTTGGAGTTGGAAACAAGTCAATTCCTGGTCATACAGGTGGCAGTATTCGGCTTTCTAATAAAATGGTTTCTGGAGAT GATACAAATCTTACCTTTGAAGATGAGAGCAAAGCTAATGAGCTTGCTAGCCGCTCGCTAATGCCTGTTACTTCAGTATCACCTGGTCATGAGAAACAAGAAAACTTCTTTCATACAGAAAATTTACAGGAATTTCACGCAGGAGAAGAAATGGGCATGCCTAAGAAAGTTGACCCGATAAAGACTGGTATTCTGCAGACATCTTTGAAGTTTCATGAGTCGGGTCAAATAGACAGGGAAGCATCTTCTGATGCAGTAGCCAAATATGAATCGAGTGCTGGTTTTCCTtgtggtaaagtgaataatgaTATCACAAATTGTTTTGGATCGAACAATAGTGAATCTAATTCATTGTCTTGTGAGGATCAAGCTTTGAAGAATAATAAAATTGGTAAGGATTTGGGATTTTCTGAGCAGGGTAGTGCAGTTATTATGACAAATGATAAGTTGGTGGATGAGCCTACTGGTCCTGGTCTCAGCTTTGGTGAAACAAATATTTTGGACTGCTTTCATGGTGGAATAAATGATGGTTTTAAGGCTTCTGTGAGTTCAGTTGATTTGCCCAAAGTAGACACTGATACTGCTTTAAATGGTACGCGAAAAGAACGGAGGTCTGAGAATATTGATAACAACCAATTAACTAGCACAGAAGAAAGTACAAAGTTTGATGATGTGGATGATCGTGGGAATGGCAGGTTGATATCTGGTATTAGTGAGAATTGCATTGGACCCCGTAATGTTTGTACTAATGTCGTGCAGCAAAGTACTTCTGAAGCCTGCTCGCTTCTTCCTTCAACTATCATACAGTCTCTGCAGAACAGAGGCTCTGAAAGAGGTTTATGTAGTACTACTGTTGAGAAAACATGTGATGTCAGGGATGATTTCAATAGTGAGTCACTCTGCACATCTTATGGGCCCAAGTTTGATAATATTGATCTATCTGGGAATGACGACAAGGCAATCAGTTTAAGCAGCGACCATGCTATGCCGAATGCGGGTGCAACGGAAATCAATGAGCATGTTATAAGTACTGGGAGCTGTTCAAGCGTCCCAGGTTTGGATGGACAAAGTTGTATCGCATTAAGTAATGTAAAGAATCCTAGTTGCATGGTGGAGGAACTCTGGCAGGAAAAGAGTTTTCAAAGCAATGTGTCTGTTCCATTTGTTAAACAGGGCAGGGGTTCTTCTGGAACCGGTATGATTAACCCCTCTGGCTATGCATGCAATGTGAATAGCACATACTCAAGCTCAATGGAAGAATCAAAACATGAGGATTCTAAAAGGTCTTGGAATAAGGAGGTAATGCTTTCTTTTAGCAACAGTTCTGCTGGATCAGTTGCCAATTCTTTGACAAAGACTCCGCATGAAAGGAGTTCTGGAGGACCTTCCCTTGTTCATCCAGGGAACAGTCAAACATTTTTCACTGGAAATAAATTAACTGGCATTTTCAGTAGCTCAGTATTGGATGATAAGCTCATTAGAGGTTCTGTTGATGGTTCAATACATCCAAATGGTGAAGAACAAATCCCTGGGATAGAACATAATATAAACAGGGTTTATGGCAGCATAATGTGGGAGCAGCCTAACACTGAGAGTGCTGAAAAGTCCAGGAACAATGAGCCCCTAAATCATTCCCAACCTTCTGGGGGTGTCATGGCTGAATTTATGTGGAGAAGTGATGGGCAAAATGTTCAGCAGAGTGGACTGGTTGATACACCATTTGAACTCATGCAATCATCTGGCCACTATCCGAACATTGGTCTGTTGTCTGACAAG GGTGCAAACGGAGCTTTAAGTGTAAATGAAAAGCGTGACAACATGTCAGGTTTGGAAGGATTGAAACTGGGTCAGTTTGATTATAATTTCCCAACAGTGCAAGCAACCTCACATACAAAGGAATCAAAAGTGTTGTCATATGATGGAGAGATGGAACAAGGTTTCAGTTCATCAGATTGGCTTGAAAAGGAATCTTTGCCCTCAATGCCAAATATCGCAAGCGGGTATGAGATTAACACCTGTGtctggtgcagaaatgagtttCATCATGAGGTTTGTGAACGGACACAACCTGGTTCTGTCGGTTTGATGTGTGCAACCTGCCAGGCCAATTTCTCAGGCAATTTTTTGTAG